A region from the Campylobacter blaseri genome encodes:
- the frr gene encoding ribosome recycling factor, translating into MLNEIYKTQKENSEKALEALRRDFTTLRTGKVNVRILDNIFVNYYGNQTPLNQVATVLVTDATTITVTPWEKSMLKTVESAISAANIGVNPNNDGETVKLFFPPMTIEQREDNVKKSKAMGEKAKVSIRNIRKDANDDVKKLEKEYSEDDIKRARDEVQKITDDYIEKVEEALKQKEVELLKV; encoded by the coding sequence ATGTTAAACGAAATATACAAGACTCAAAAAGAAAATTCCGAAAAAGCACTAGAAGCTTTAAGAAGAGATTTTACAACTCTAAGAACTGGTAAAGTAAATGTTAGAATACTTGACAATATCTTTGTAAATTACTATGGAAATCAAACACCATTAAACCAAGTTGCCACAGTTTTAGTAACTGATGCTACTACTATAACAGTTACACCTTGGGAAAAAAGTATGCTAAAGACTGTAGAGAGTGCAATATCTGCTGCAAATATTGGTGTTAATCCAAATAATGATGGCGAAACTGTGAAGTTGTTTTTTCCACCAATGACCATTGAACAAAGAGAAGACAATGTTAAAAAATCAAAAGCAATGGGCGAGAAAGCAAAAGTTAGTATAAGAAATATAAGAAAAGATGCTAATGATGATGTGAAAAAACTTGAAAAAGAGTATTCAGAAGATGATATCAAAAGAGCTAGAGACGAAGTTCAAAAGATAACAGATGATTACATTGAAAAAGTTGAAGAAGCATTAAAACAAAAAGAAGTTGAGCTTCTAAAAGTTTAA
- a CDS encoding superoxide dismutase — translation MFKLRDLPFDAKNNAIVSEKTCDYHHGKHHNAYVANLNNLVAGTEFEKSGLYDIIMNAKGGIFNNAAQVYNHDFYWDSIAKKSEASKELKEALEKEFTNFKDEFIKASATLFGSGWCWLTYDPETKKLEIIQTSNADTPVTQNKVPLLVVDVWEHAYYLDSQNARPAYLEKFYENINWEFVSEAYEWAKKEGMNSVKFYIDEVHPEVKKGSCGCGC, via the coding sequence ATGTTTAAATTAAGAGATTTGCCATTTGACGCTAAAAATAATGCAATAGTTAGCGAAAAAACCTGTGATTATCATCACGGAAAACACCATAATGCATATGTTGCAAATTTAAATAATTTAGTAGCAGGAACTGAGTTTGAAAAATCTGGACTATATGATATTATAATGAACGCAAAAGGTGGTATTTTTAACAATGCTGCACAAGTTTACAACCATGATTTTTACTGGGACTCAATAGCTAAAAAAAGTGAAGCAAGTAAAGAGTTAAAAGAGGCTTTAGAAAAAGAATTTACTAATTTTAAAGATGAGTTTATTAAAGCATCTGCTACACTATTTGGTTCTGGCTGGTGTTGGTTAACCTATGACCCTGAAACAAAAAAACTTGAAATTATTCAAACTAGTAATGCAGACACTCCTGTAACTCAAAACAAAGTTCCACTTTTAGTTGTTGATGTTTGGGAACATGCTTACTATCTAGACAGTCAAAATGCAAGACCAGCTTATTTAGAAAAATTTTATGAAAATATAAATTGGGAATTTGTTTCTGAAGCTTATGAGTGGGCAAAAAAAGAGGGAATGAACTCAGTTAAGTTTTATATTGATGAAGTTCATCCTGAAGTTAAAAAAGGTAGTTGCGGTTGTGGTTGCTAA
- a CDS encoding thiamine-phosphate pyrophosphorylase has product METRIYRVIDANLNRYKEGLRVVEDIQRYVFDNKELSLRLKKLRHLGNLEIQKEAIKFRDSNHDVLKPTLEIELKRENLDSIITANLKRAQESARVLEECFKLSDAKISEIFKDARYELYDVEKQI; this is encoded by the coding sequence ATAGAGACTAGAATTTACCGCGTAATTGACGCGAATTTAAATAGATATAAAGAGGGCTTAAGGGTTGTTGAGGACATACAAAGATATGTTTTTGACAACAAAGAGCTCTCTTTAAGACTAAAAAAATTAAGACATCTTGGGAATTTAGAGATTCAAAAAGAGGCTATTAAATTTAGAGATTCAAATCACGATGTTTTAAAACCTACTTTAGAAATAGAGCTAAAAAGAGAAAATTTAGACTCAATTATAACAGCAAATTTAAAAAGAGCTCAAGAAAGTGCAAGAGTTCTAGAAGAGTGTTTTAAACTATCTGATGCAAAAATTTCAGAGATTTTTAAAGATGCTAGATATGAACTATACGATGTTGAAAAACAAATTTAA
- the aroC gene encoding chorismate synthase → MNTFGTKFRLTTFGESHGNAIGGVLDGVPAGLKIDLDFIQKELNKRKPGGKFATSRKESDKIEILSGVFEGLSTGMPIGLIIYNENQKSKDYENVKNIFRPGHADFTYFHKFGIRDYRGGGRSSARESAIRVAGGAIAQLLLNELSIEICSGIYSVGKVNHNTNLEDDFNKLDFKFVENSEIFSLYPNLENEFKNEILKAKKSHDSIGGSVGTIIKNLPIGLGEVLYEKFDAKISEAMMGINAVKAVEIGSGVFASEKKGSQNNDFINKNGFLSNNSGGVLGGLTSGQDVIIKTHFKPTPSIFLKEKTIDIFGNEKICELKGRHDPCVAVRGSVVATAMARLVVADMLILNLSSKLDNIKKIYNL, encoded by the coding sequence ATGAATACATTTGGAACTAAATTTAGACTAACAACATTTGGAGAAAGCCATGGAAATGCCATAGGCGGTGTACTTGATGGAGTGCCTGCTGGACTAAAAATAGATTTAGACTTTATACAAAAAGAGCTAAATAAAAGAAAACCTGGTGGTAAATTTGCAACATCAAGAAAAGAGAGTGATAAGATTGAAATTTTAAGTGGCGTTTTTGAAGGTCTTAGCACAGGAATGCCAATTGGTCTAATAATATATAATGAAAATCAAAAATCAAAAGATTATGAAAATGTTAAAAATATTTTTCGTCCAGGGCATGCTGATTTTACCTATTTTCATAAATTTGGAATTAGAGATTATAGAGGTGGTGGAAGAAGTAGTGCAAGAGAAAGTGCTATAAGAGTGGCTGGTGGAGCGATAGCACAACTACTTTTAAACGAGTTAAGCATTGAAATTTGTAGTGGTATTTATAGTGTTGGTAAAGTTAATCATAATACAAATTTAGAAGATGATTTTAATAAATTAGATTTTAAATTTGTAGAAAATTCTGAAATTTTTTCACTTTATCCAAATTTAGAAAATGAGTTTAAAAATGAAATTTTAAAAGCAAAAAAATCCCACGATAGCATTGGTGGAAGTGTTGGAACTATCATAAAAAATCTTCCAATTGGGCTTGGGGAAGTTCTTTATGAAAAATTTGATGCAAAGATTAGTGAAGCTATGATGGGTATAAATGCTGTAAAGGCTGTTGAAATTGGAAGTGGAGTTTTTGCAAGTGAAAAAAAAGGAAGTCAAAATAATGATTTTATAAATAAAAATGGTTTTTTATCTAATAATTCTGGTGGAGTATTAGGTGGTTTAACAAGCGGTCAAGATGTGATTATAAAAACTCATTTTAAACCAACTCCTTCTATATTTTTAAAAGAAAAAACTATTGATATTTTTGGAAATGAAAAAATTTGCGAATTAAAAGGAAGGCATGATCCTTGCGTTGCTGTTAGAGGAAGTGTTGTTGCAACTGCAATGGCAAGACTAGTAGTTGCTGATATGCTAATACTAAATTTAAGTTCAAAACTAGATAATATTAAAAAAATTTACAACCTTTAA
- the rnc gene encoding ribonuclease III, with amino-acid sequence MNLNILEKNLGYKFKDKNLLKLALTHKSSKTPKNNERLEFLGDAVMDLIVAEYLCQKFKDTNEGELSKLRAALVNETSFSNLAKNLNLGNFIFLSNAEEQNNGRHKNSILSDAFEAIMGAIYIEGGLEICKNIAIRLLEKNYDEIDSKSLLKDYKTTLQEITQAKFGATPMYKLISSQGPDHEKKFVMGVFLNDKKYGESLGKSKKDAEQKAAKKAIEKIEKENI; translated from the coding sequence ATGAATTTAAATATTTTAGAAAAAAACTTAGGTTATAAATTTAAAGATAAAAATTTACTAAAATTAGCATTAACTCATAAAAGCTCCAAAACACCTAAAAACAATGAAAGACTTGAGTTTTTAGGAGATGCTGTTATGGATTTGATAGTGGCTGAGTATCTTTGTCAAAAATTTAAAGATACAAATGAGGGCGAACTTTCAAAACTAAGAGCCGCACTTGTTAATGAAACAAGCTTTTCAAACCTTGCAAAAAATCTAAATTTAGGTAATTTTATCTTTTTATCAAATGCTGAAGAGCAAAACAACGGAAGACATAAAAACTCAATTTTATCAGATGCTTTTGAGGCTATTATGGGTGCTATCTACATTGAGGGAGGACTTGAAATTTGCAAAAATATAGCTATTAGATTACTTGAAAAAAACTATGATGAGATTGATTCAAAATCACTATTAAAAGACTATAAAACAACACTTCAAGAAATAACTCAAGCCAAATTTGGTGCAACGCCTATGTATAAACTTATAAGCTCTCAGGGTCCTGACCATGAGAAAAAATTTGTTATGGGTGTGTTTTTAAATGATAAAAAATATGGAGAATCATTAGGAAAAAGTAAAAAAGATGCTGAACAAAAAGCAGCAAAAAAAGCCATTGAAAAAATTGAAAAAGAAAATATATGA
- a CDS encoding Bax inhibitor-1/YccA family protein, with protein sequence MSLYDREYASKENSYELEQGITQGALSTFIKDTYKLITASLIAAVAGAYTGMQFLTFYSPILFLIVELGLLFGMQFAVRKGKNSVALTLLFAFTFITGLTLGPILNMYIGMGAAHVVTQAFVTTAVAFGGLTLYAMNTKTDFSSWAKPLFYALIGVIIVSLLNVFLFKSPMGSLVISGITAILFSAYILFDTQNIIRGRYDSPIMAAVGMYLNILNLFISLLNILGFLNRD encoded by the coding sequence ATGAGCTTATACGACAGAGAGTATGCCTCAAAAGAGAATTCATACGAATTAGAACAAGGAATAACACAAGGTGCACTAAGTACTTTTATAAAAGATACTTACAAATTAATCACAGCATCTCTTATAGCAGCTGTTGCAGGTGCTTATACAGGTATGCAATTTTTAACATTTTATAGCCCAATTCTATTTTTAATTGTAGAACTTGGTCTTTTATTTGGTATGCAATTTGCAGTTAGAAAGGGCAAAAATAGTGTTGCTTTAACCCTTCTTTTTGCATTTACATTTATAACAGGACTTACTTTAGGACCTATTTTAAATATGTATATAGGTATGGGTGCAGCACATGTTGTAACTCAGGCATTCGTAACCACAGCCGTTGCTTTTGGTGGTTTAACACTTTATGCGATGAACACTAAAACCGACTTTTCATCGTGGGCAAAACCGCTATTTTACGCATTAATTGGTGTAATTATAGTTAGTCTTTTAAATGTTTTTTTATTTAAAAGCCCTATGGGGTCACTAGTTATCTCAGGAATAACTGCTATTTTATTCTCAGCTTATATTTTATTTGACACTCAAAATATAATTAGAGGTAGATATGACTCACCTATAATGGCAGCTGTTGGAATGTATTTAAATATACTAAACCTATTTATTTCACTTTTAAATATTTTAGGTTTTTTAAATAGAGACTAG
- a CDS encoding RDD family protein, translating into MAKQKAKISTISSRVKAFLLDIFLIAMPMLYITAYLVLDGKEDFQNNQFAIMIIWLIYGIITSIFHTKSAQTPGYRAYELYIIDLKTGKKINFIKAFIRYLLFLISATSVIGICLCFFRKDRLNLHDLLTDSAPVSKKIS; encoded by the coding sequence ATGGCAAAACAAAAAGCTAAAATTTCAACCATTTCTTCAAGAGTTAAAGCATTTTTACTAGATATATTTTTAATAGCTATGCCAATGTTATACATCACAGCATATTTAGTATTAGATGGCAAAGAGGATTTTCAAAATAACCAATTTGCAATTATGATAATATGGCTTATTTATGGCATTATAACATCTATCTTTCATACCAAATCAGCACAAACACCAGGATATAGGGCTTATGAACTTTATATTATTGATTTAAAAACAGGTAAAAAAATAAATTTTATAAAAGCCTTTATTAGATATCTTTTATTTTTAATATCTGCAACTTCTGTTATAGGGATATGTTTATGTTTTTTTAGAAAAGATAGATTAAATTTACATGATTTGCTTACAGACTCTGCTCCAGTTAGTAAAAAAATATCTTAA
- a CDS encoding carbonic anhydrase, which translates to MNNAIEGALKFMEEDFKANKKLFEELADRQSPHTLFIGCSDSRVVPSLITNTDPGELFVIRNIANIVPSYRISSEVIATTSAIEYALSSLNIKNIIICGHSNCGGCAALYYDNSKFENMPNVKLWLDLIKPIKDKVETLGIKEFSKKAWLTERLNILNSIKNIETYPGVKSAIEKGDIRVHGWHYIIETGLLFSYDKTNGHFKLLDKEVDYEKIYNEIFTDY; encoded by the coding sequence TTGAACAATGCTATAGAGGGTGCTTTAAAATTTATGGAAGAAGATTTTAAAGCAAACAAAAAACTCTTTGAAGAGCTTGCGGATAGACAATCTCCACATACTCTTTTTATAGGGTGTTCAGACTCAAGAGTTGTGCCTAGTCTTATAACAAATACAGATCCAGGGGAACTTTTTGTTATAAGAAATATAGCAAATATTGTCCCAAGCTATAGAATTAGTAGTGAGGTTATAGCAACAACTTCAGCAATTGAGTATGCTTTAAGCTCTTTAAATATAAAAAATATTATTATATGCGGACATAGCAATTGTGGTGGTTGTGCTGCTTTATATTATGATAATAGTAAATTTGAAAATATGCCAAATGTTAAATTATGGCTTGATTTAATAAAGCCTATTAAAGACAAGGTAGAAACTCTAGGTATTAAGGAATTTTCTAAAAAGGCTTGGCTCACAGAAAGGCTTAATATTTTGAATTCGATTAAAAATATTGAGACATATCCAGGGGTTAAAAGCGCTATAGAAAAAGGTGATATCAGAGTTCACGGATGGCATTATATTATAGAAACAGGTTTGCTTTTTAGTTATGATAAAACTAATGGGCATTTTAAATTACTTGATAAAGAGGTAGATTATGAAAAAATATATAACGAAATTTTTACTGATTATTAG
- a CDS encoding mechanosensitive ion channel family protein produces MKKYITKFLLIISIITFANAEDNVSKKVDLNKTSKEVVLDSNATNLDSNETKVDENKTKSILSLDNIIKSKEEKTVADENKSAKKEEILEILSKDTDINISDTNNELVSVILKKVTEDKPSGTVNGKTLSQVVEEIKIVNLKLKALKSTVDSNSSKDITENNSLKKEKETLLESIPTAVSQQTLDKDNLLEYLKHRKELRKTLDRLKNRTGTFEYAQANLQNINVEITNIFYTTMLILEKKFNDGERESNIKKLLEDALIEIQLKKISNLKEDIEKFNNKQKDALEEDYKVLVNNQEVYEDIISFLIKNTNLISGNKLFTSLNLRDIINYINDVSPFKSSAINLGKIIPITLIMILLFSVRRFLANIIVFIVSIFYKNEENHEEIKSHVVGAIKRPLGVLLIAFGIDICSSIFYYPSPVPLNFVKTIGIIYVVLYAWLILSIIDGYGAIIIGKIAKKSERKEVLNLLVKIIYIIIILIAILLILSKLGVDVSAIVASLGIGGLAVAFATKDIIANFFASILLLFDNSLSQGDWVVVGDVEGTVVETGLRKTTIRTFDNALVSVPNSKIIDSSIKNWNRRRIGRRIRMTLTVEYSATPRQLKKCIDDIREMLLNHPGIANPSGLGRKKDQRLAYRQNMVSIDDLAGYKNTLFVVLDEFSSSSIDIMIYCFTKSIVWGEYLDVKQDVMLKIMDIMKDNNVGFAFPSRKLYVEKKDSEEEAIKDLVE; encoded by the coding sequence ATGAAAAAATATATAACGAAATTTTTACTGATTATTAGCATTATTACTTTTGCTAATGCAGAAGATAATGTTAGTAAAAAAGTAGATTTAAATAAAACATCAAAAGAGGTTGTTTTAGACTCTAATGCAACAAATTTAGATTCCAATGAAACAAAAGTTGATGAAAATAAGACAAAAAGTATACTCAGCTTAGACAACATCATAAAAAGCAAAGAAGAAAAAACAGTTGCAGATGAAAATAAAAGTGCTAAAAAAGAGGAAATTTTAGAAATTTTATCTAAAGACACTGACATTAATATCTCAGATACAAACAATGAACTAGTTAGTGTTATTTTAAAAAAAGTTACCGAAGATAAACCAAGCGGTACTGTTAATGGCAAAACTTTAAGTCAGGTTGTTGAAGAGATAAAAATAGTAAATTTAAAACTAAAAGCCCTAAAAAGCACTGTTGATTCAAACTCCTCAAAAGATATAACAGAAAACAACTCTTTAAAAAAAGAAAAAGAAACTTTACTAGAGAGCATACCAACAGCAGTATCTCAACAAACTTTAGATAAAGATAATTTGTTAGAGTATTTAAAACATAGAAAAGAGCTTAGAAAAACACTTGACAGACTTAAAAATAGAACAGGGACTTTTGAGTATGCACAGGCAAATTTACAAAATATCAATGTTGAGATAACTAATATTTTTTATACAACCATGCTAATACTAGAAAAGAAATTCAATGATGGTGAAAGAGAATCTAACATTAAAAAGCTACTTGAAGACGCTTTGATTGAAATTCAACTTAAAAAAATATCTAATCTTAAAGAGGATATAGAGAAATTTAATAACAAACAAAAAGATGCTTTAGAAGAAGACTATAAAGTGTTGGTAAATAACCAAGAGGTATATGAAGATATAATATCTTTTTTGATAAAAAATACTAATTTAATATCTGGAAATAAACTTTTTACTAGCTTAAATTTAAGGGATATAATCAATTATATAAACGATGTCTCACCTTTTAAATCCTCAGCTATAAATCTTGGAAAGATTATACCCATTACATTAATAATGATTTTATTATTCTCTGTTAGGAGATTTTTAGCAAATATAATAGTTTTTATAGTTTCAATATTTTATAAGAATGAAGAAAATCACGAAGAGATAAAAAGCCATGTCGTAGGAGCTATAAAAAGGCCTTTAGGCGTGCTTTTAATAGCTTTTGGAATCGACATATGTTCTAGTATATTTTACTACCCATCACCTGTTCCACTTAACTTCGTCAAGACTATAGGTATAATTTATGTGGTTTTATATGCGTGGTTAATTTTGAGTATTATAGATGGTTATGGCGCTATTATAATAGGTAAAATTGCTAAAAAAAGTGAAAGAAAAGAGGTCTTAAACCTGCTAGTAAAGATAATTTATATAATAATTATCTTAATAGCTATCTTGCTTATTTTGTCTAAACTTGGAGTGGATGTTTCTGCTATTGTCGCTTCACTTGGGATAGGAGGTTTGGCAGTTGCTTTTGCTACTAAAGATATTATCGCTAACTTCTTTGCTTCAATATTGCTTTTGTTTGATAATTCATTATCACAAGGTGATTGGGTTGTTGTTGGTGATGTTGAAGGGACTGTGGTTGAAACAGGACTTAGAAAGACAACCATTAGGACATTTGATAATGCCTTGGTTTCTGTTCCAAACTCAAAAATTATAGATAGTAGTATTAAAAACTGGAACAGAAGAAGGATTGGTAGACGAATAAGAATGACCTTAACTGTTGAGTATAGTGCAACCCCTAGGCAGTTAAAAAAATGTATAGATGATATTAGAGAGATGCTTTTAAATCATCCTGGAATCGCAAATCCATCTGGGCTTGGTAGAAAAAAAGATCAAAGACTTGCCTATAGGCAAAATATGGTTTCAATTGACGATCTAGCCGGATATAAAAATACTCTATTTGTTGTTCTTGATGAGTTTTCAAGTTCTTCTATAGATATAATGATTTATTGTTTTACTAAAAGTATAGTCTGGGGAGAATATCTAGATGTAAAACAAGATGTTATGCTTAAAATCATGGATATCATGAAAGATAATAATGTAGGTTTTGCATTCCCATCTAGAAAATTATATGTAGAAAAAAAAGATTCCGAAGAAGAAGCCATTAAAGACTTAGTAGAATAA
- the secG gene encoding preprotein translocase subunit SecG: MTTIFLTLQFVLTVILVIAVLLQKSSSIGLGAYSGSNESLFGAKGASGFLAKFTAVIGIVFILNTLALGYSYQKSSSKSVLDSVDTKNIEIPASNIPSIPSVPNTK, from the coding sequence TTGACTACAATTTTTTTGACTTTACAATTTGTTTTAACTGTAATTTTAGTAATAGCAGTACTTTTACAAAAAAGCTCTTCAATAGGTCTTGGCGCGTATAGTGGAAGTAACGAAAGCCTATTTGGCGCAAAAGGTGCTTCTGGATTTTTGGCTAAATTTACAGCAGTTATTGGAATTGTGTTTATTCTTAATACTCTAGCTCTTGGATATAGCTATCAAAAAAGTTCATCTAAATCTGTTCTTGATAGTGTAGATACTAAAAATATAGAAATTCCAGCAAGCAATATACCAAGCATTCCGAGTGTACCAAATACAAAATAG
- a CDS encoding transporter substrate-binding domain-containing protein has translation MKKIILTLCFLLSFVFSATLSEIQTSGVLKVGVRDGKPPFTNISDGKYEGFEIELANAIAKAIFNEKRSGGGDVKFVTLQTSNRIEALEKGDVDIVITTLTITDERAKRIDFSMPYFSVNLGVLTRKNDNIQRLSDFNTGKKLLVEDGSVGQKYFTQKGFNTVLCRSSNECYKMLKNNEGDGFATDNLIVLSYPILDRSVEVNIKNVGDTDFLGIGVQKGNKELLDIINQTLIDLSKHQFFKDAFDNEINPFYKGTAEKKYFLLDDIYRIFG, from the coding sequence ATGAAAAAAATAATTTTAACCCTGTGTTTCTTGTTGAGCTTTGTGTTTTCTGCGACACTCAGTGAAATCCAAACTAGTGGTGTATTAAAAGTTGGCGTAAGGGACGGCAAACCACCTTTTACAAATATTAGTGATGGTAAATATGAAGGTTTTGAAATAGAGCTTGCAAATGCTATAGCAAAAGCTATATTTAATGAAAAAAGAAGCGGGGGGGGGGACGTTAAATTCGTAACCTTACAAACAAGCAATCGTATAGAAGCTCTTGAAAAAGGCGATGTTGATATAGTTATTACAACTTTAACAATAACAGATGAAAGAGCAAAAAGGATAGATTTCTCTATGCCATACTTCTCGGTAAATTTGGGAGTTTTAACTAGAAAAAATGATAATATACAAAGACTATCAGATTTTAACACAGGAAAGAAACTTTTAGTTGAAGATGGTTCTGTGGGGCAAAAATATTTTACTCAAAAAGGTTTTAACACTGTTTTGTGTAGAAGTTCAAATGAGTGTTATAAAATGCTTAAAAACAATGAAGGCGACGGTTTTGCTACAGATAATTTAATAGTTTTAAGCTATCCAATATTAGACAGAAGTGTAGAAGTAAATATAAAAAATGTTGGAGATACTGATTTTTTAGGAATAGGTGTTCAAAAGGGAAATAAAGAGCTTTTAGACATAATAAATCAAACATTGATTGACTTAAGCAAACATCAATTTTTCAAAGATGCTTTTGATAATGAAATAAATCCATTTTATAAAGGAACAGCTGAAAAAAAATATTTCTTACTTGATGATATTTATAGAATTTTTGGATAA